The Vicia villosa cultivar HV-30 ecotype Madison, WI linkage group LG1, Vvil1.0, whole genome shotgun sequence genome includes a region encoding these proteins:
- the LOC131619726 gene encoding uncharacterized protein LOC131619726 isoform X1: MSWVRSAVNRAVEAGGQSNLTRTVRNYADTVVHHASNAVAGGAKIIQDRIVSRNMQSFRHTVKRLEEVSVSCRGIERVQLLRRWLVALKEVERLSATTTATDTANARDQDDQFVSDDSKDSPTTPTLIYYVDPGVPGEPKNFQDVFLHSQALEGITLSMILEEPNEEEVSLLSEIYGLCIKGGKEEQTALLSSVQTLAKAFSGYEDEVLAKREELLQYVQASISGLKVNADLMRIEVEACNLKDKIDKIKASKSVETMSVTIEALDEAMKNVQMCSKLEELLLKKKDFSFGDSPEVHAEKVDKMKILSESLANSTTKAQSRISDHRSQKEEALHFRVTKSNEVSEIEKELGAEIEELEKQKNELEDKLKKVNTLLTSARTRLRNAKEEKDQFDDASNEIIVHLKSKEDEMLRAIASYTTEAKVVDTWVNFLEHTWTFKTSLTKTNEEQINAELERYGDYFVNLVVNLLSSYKENLGSYVPQIRTLVENLRSSQGLEIPVDVDNDGSRVENPRKKVEEEYLDIESKILTILNIVDFMNKQFHIQKEGICRKDKDKVTELLHAIEKIKQDFESIERPKLQIEAPIEKAETPSSQTPSPTSKLPNKNKQDKKKKSPSFTMKTISIEELDKSSEDDSAEEISEWEFDAIDKDHTMS; the protein is encoded by the exons ATGTCGTGGGTTAGATCTGCGGTCAACAGAGCCGTCGAAGCAGGTGGCCAGAGCAATCTCACCCGCACTGTTCGCAATTACGCCGACACCGTCGTTCATCATGCAAGCAATGCCGTCGCCGGAGGCGCCAAAATCATACAGGACCGCATT GTATCGCGGAATATGCAAAGTTTTAGGCATACTGTAAAACGGTTAGAAGAAGTTTCTGTATCATGTAGAGGGATAGAGAGAGTTCAGTTGCTTAGAAGGTGGTTAGTTGCCCTCAAAGAAGTTGAGAGACTTTCTGCTACAACCACCGCCACTGACACCGCCAATGCAAGAGATCAAGACGACCAATTTGTTTCCGATGATTCTAAGGATTCGCCTACAACACCTACCTTG ATTTACTATGTAGACCCTGGTGTTCCGGGTGAACCAAAAAATTTTCAAGATGTTTTTCTCCACAGTCAAGCTCTTGAGGGTATAACATTGTCAATG ATTCTTGAAGAACCAAATGAGGAAGAAGTTTCACTACTTTCAGAGATATATGG GCTTTGCATTAAAGGGGGGAAGGAAGAACAAACTGCCTTGTTATCCAGTGTACAGACGTTGGCAAAAGCATTTTCTGGATATGAAGATGAAGTACTG GCGAAACGAGAAGAGTTACTTCAATATGTCCAAGCTTCAATTTCAGGGCTGAAAGTAAATGCTGATCTCATGAG AATAGAAGTTGAAGCCTGCAATCTGAAAGATAAAATTGACAAGATAAAGGCATCAAAGTCAGTCGAGACAATGTCTGTTACAATAGAG GCTTTAGATGAAGCTATGAAAAATGTTCAAATGTGTTCTAAGTTGGAGGAACTCTTGTTGAAAAAGAAAGACTTTAGCTTTGGCGATTCTCCAGAAGTTCATGCTGAAAAG gttgataaaatgaaaattttgtcaGAATCTCTTGCAAATTCTACCACAAAAGCTCAGAGTCGCATTTCGGATCACAG ATCTCAGAAAGAAGAAGCACTTCATTTTCGGGTAACCAAGTCCAATGAGGTTAGCGAAATCGAGAAG GAGCTGGGAGCAGAGATTGAAGAACTCGAGAAGCAGAAAAATGAGCTCGAAGACAAACTTAAAAAG GTGAACACCTTGTTGACATCTGCACGAACACGTCTCCGTaatgcaaaagaagaaaaagaccaATTTGATGATGCAAGCAATGAAATTATTGTACATTTAAAATCGAAG GAAGACGAGATGTTACGAGCCATTGCTTCTTATACAACCGAAGCCAAGGTTGTTGATACATGGGTCAATTTTCTAGAGCACACTTGGACATTTAAAACCTCTCTTACTAAGACAAATGAGGAGCAGATCAA TGCTGAGCTTGAGAGATATGGAGATTATTTTGTGAATTTGGTTGTTAATCTTCTGTCTTCTTATAAG GAAAATCTTGGTTCATATGTTCCTCAAATAAGAACACTTGTGGAGAATTTAAGATCAAGTCAAGG GTTAGAAATACCAGTAGACGTAGATAATGACGGTTCAAGAGTAGAGAATCCAAGGAAAAAAGTTGAAGAAGAATATTTGGACATAGAATCCAAG ATTTTAACCATTTTGAATATAGTCGACTTCATGAACAAGCAGTTTCACATTCAAAAGGAAGGTATTTGCAG AAAAGATAAGGACAAGGTGACAGAACTGTTACATGccattgaaaaaataaaacaagattTTGAATCAATTGAGAGACCAAAGTTGCAAATTGAGGCACCAATTGAAAAGGCAGAAACACCCTCAAGTCAAACTCCATCCCCTACTTCCAAGTTGCCTAATAAAAACAAGcaagataaaaagaaaaaatctCCATCATTTACTATGAAAACAATATCAATCGAAGAACTCGATAAATCAAGCGAGGATGACTCAGCAGAAGAGATAAGTGAATGGGAATTTGATGCAATTGACAAAGATCACACCATGAGTTGA
- the LOC131619726 gene encoding uncharacterized protein LOC131619726 isoform X2, which yields MSWVRSAVNRAVEAGGQSNLTRTVRNYADTVVHHASNAVAGGAKIIQDRIVSRNMQSFRHTVKRLEEVSVSCRGIERVQLLRRWLVALKEVERLSATTTATDTANARDQDDQFVSDDSKDSPTTPTLIYYVDPGVPGEPKNFQDVFLHSQALEGITLSMILEEPNEEEVSLLSEIYGLCIKGGKEEQTALLSSVQTLAKAFSGYEDEVLAKREELLQYVQASISGLKVNADLMRIEVEACNLKDKIDKIKASKSVETMSVTIEALDEAMKNVQMCSKLEELLLKKKDFSFGDSPEVHAEKVDKMKILSESLANSTTKAQSRISDHRSQKEEALHFRVTKSNEVSEIEKELGAEIEELEKQKNELEDKLKKVNTLLTSARTRLRNAKEEKDQFDDASNEIIVHLKSKEDEMLRAIASYTTEAKVVDTWVNFLEHTWTFKTSLTKTNEEQINAELERYGDYFVNLVVNLLSSYKENLGSYVPQIRTLVENLRSSQGLEIPVDVDNDGSRVENPRKKVEEEYLDIESKILTILNIVDFMNKQFHIQKEGICR from the exons ATGTCGTGGGTTAGATCTGCGGTCAACAGAGCCGTCGAAGCAGGTGGCCAGAGCAATCTCACCCGCACTGTTCGCAATTACGCCGACACCGTCGTTCATCATGCAAGCAATGCCGTCGCCGGAGGCGCCAAAATCATACAGGACCGCATT GTATCGCGGAATATGCAAAGTTTTAGGCATACTGTAAAACGGTTAGAAGAAGTTTCTGTATCATGTAGAGGGATAGAGAGAGTTCAGTTGCTTAGAAGGTGGTTAGTTGCCCTCAAAGAAGTTGAGAGACTTTCTGCTACAACCACCGCCACTGACACCGCCAATGCAAGAGATCAAGACGACCAATTTGTTTCCGATGATTCTAAGGATTCGCCTACAACACCTACCTTG ATTTACTATGTAGACCCTGGTGTTCCGGGTGAACCAAAAAATTTTCAAGATGTTTTTCTCCACAGTCAAGCTCTTGAGGGTATAACATTGTCAATG ATTCTTGAAGAACCAAATGAGGAAGAAGTTTCACTACTTTCAGAGATATATGG GCTTTGCATTAAAGGGGGGAAGGAAGAACAAACTGCCTTGTTATCCAGTGTACAGACGTTGGCAAAAGCATTTTCTGGATATGAAGATGAAGTACTG GCGAAACGAGAAGAGTTACTTCAATATGTCCAAGCTTCAATTTCAGGGCTGAAAGTAAATGCTGATCTCATGAG AATAGAAGTTGAAGCCTGCAATCTGAAAGATAAAATTGACAAGATAAAGGCATCAAAGTCAGTCGAGACAATGTCTGTTACAATAGAG GCTTTAGATGAAGCTATGAAAAATGTTCAAATGTGTTCTAAGTTGGAGGAACTCTTGTTGAAAAAGAAAGACTTTAGCTTTGGCGATTCTCCAGAAGTTCATGCTGAAAAG gttgataaaatgaaaattttgtcaGAATCTCTTGCAAATTCTACCACAAAAGCTCAGAGTCGCATTTCGGATCACAG ATCTCAGAAAGAAGAAGCACTTCATTTTCGGGTAACCAAGTCCAATGAGGTTAGCGAAATCGAGAAG GAGCTGGGAGCAGAGATTGAAGAACTCGAGAAGCAGAAAAATGAGCTCGAAGACAAACTTAAAAAG GTGAACACCTTGTTGACATCTGCACGAACACGTCTCCGTaatgcaaaagaagaaaaagaccaATTTGATGATGCAAGCAATGAAATTATTGTACATTTAAAATCGAAG GAAGACGAGATGTTACGAGCCATTGCTTCTTATACAACCGAAGCCAAGGTTGTTGATACATGGGTCAATTTTCTAGAGCACACTTGGACATTTAAAACCTCTCTTACTAAGACAAATGAGGAGCAGATCAA TGCTGAGCTTGAGAGATATGGAGATTATTTTGTGAATTTGGTTGTTAATCTTCTGTCTTCTTATAAG GAAAATCTTGGTTCATATGTTCCTCAAATAAGAACACTTGTGGAGAATTTAAGATCAAGTCAAGG GTTAGAAATACCAGTAGACGTAGATAATGACGGTTCAAGAGTAGAGAATCCAAGGAAAAAAGTTGAAGAAGAATATTTGGACATAGAATCCAAG ATTTTAACCATTTTGAATATAGTCGACTTCATGAACAAGCAGTTTCACATTCAAAAGGAAGGTATTTGCAG ATAA